The following coding sequences are from one Arthrobacter sp. PvP023 window:
- a CDS encoding Lrp/AsnC family transcriptional regulator, whose protein sequence is MDHIDQKILAELTKNARVSHAELAGRVLLSRNAVRQRVDRLERQGYIQGYTIVAGSVGQSMVSAFLMIYRKDRMRGADVLAALRTIPEVVLCDVLSGDFDLLVRLEARSLDRVQEIWEQIAALPGVGDTVTALTLSSVIRRRGADGPGADMPGTAGP, encoded by the coding sequence TTGGATCACATCGACCAGAAGATCCTTGCGGAACTCACAAAGAACGCCCGGGTGTCCCATGCCGAACTGGCCGGCAGGGTGCTTTTGTCCCGGAACGCCGTGCGGCAGCGTGTTGACCGCCTGGAGCGGCAGGGCTACATCCAGGGCTACACGATCGTGGCGGGCAGCGTGGGCCAGAGCATGGTTTCCGCATTCCTCATGATTTACCGCAAGGACCGCATGCGGGGTGCCGACGTCCTGGCAGCGCTGCGGACCATTCCCGAAGTGGTCCTCTGCGATGTCCTGAGCGGCGACTTTGACCTGCTGGTGAGGCTGGAGGCACGATCGCTGGACAGGGTCCAGGAGATCTGGGAGCAGATCGCGGCGCTGCCCGGCGTGGGCGATACCGTCACGGCGCTGACCCTGTCCAGCGTCATCCGGCGGCGGGGAGCCGACGGGCCCGGAGCCGACATGCCCGGAACAGCCGGGCCTTAG
- a CDS encoding DUF2306 domain-containing protein codes for MSTETITPAATSVRRPRLRWPVPAGLILLSLIPVIFGALRLAELSSGAAVTPQNARFFASPVPVVTHIVSVTVYSLLGAFQFVPSLRGRRGWHRIAGRVLIPAGLLAALSGLWMSVFYPLPDGYTDVPLRLFFGSAMLVSIVLGILAIRRRDFAGHSAWMTRAYAIAVGAGTQALVGIAWLLLAGPSDAPTRAVLLGAGWLINVAVAEYVIHRRARRAAGGVRQPVSTPSPAVPR; via the coding sequence ATGTCAACTGAAACCATCACTCCCGCCGCTACGTCTGTCCGGCGCCCCCGGCTCCGCTGGCCGGTGCCCGCCGGCCTTATCCTGCTCAGCCTCATTCCGGTGATTTTCGGGGCACTCCGGCTGGCCGAGCTGTCGTCCGGTGCAGCGGTGACGCCGCAGAACGCACGCTTCTTCGCGTCTCCCGTCCCCGTGGTGACGCACATTGTCAGCGTCACCGTCTACTCCCTGCTCGGAGCGTTCCAATTCGTTCCATCGCTCCGCGGCAGGCGCGGCTGGCACCGCATTGCCGGACGCGTCCTCATTCCGGCCGGCCTGCTCGCAGCTCTCTCCGGACTGTGGATGTCCGTCTTCTACCCCCTCCCGGACGGCTACACCGATGTCCCGCTGCGGCTGTTCTTCGGCTCGGCCATGCTGGTAAGCATCGTCCTGGGGATCCTCGCCATCAGGCGCCGGGATTTCGCGGGACACAGCGCCTGGATGACGCGTGCCTATGCAATCGCCGTCGGCGCAGGAACACAGGCCCTTGTAGGTATTGCGTGGCTGCTTCTGGCCGGCCCCAGCGATGCGCCCACGCGGGCAGTGCTGCTGGGAGCGGGGTGGCTGATCAACGTGGCGGTGGCCGAGTACGTCATCCACCGCCGCGCCCGGCGGGCGGCGGGCGGAGTCCGCCAGCCGGTCAGTACGCCTTCACCCGCTGTTCCACGATGA
- a CDS encoding IclR family transcriptional regulator, which produces MSKISSMGRGMQVVFAVGSRHKGGARGATVGDIAADLGKDRSQISRGLKAAQQENFLLRGGHREYSLDWSLYTDAQLLTEQRLRTEGLTALEGLVEVTGEGCFLGVLNGDSTVTIGEHVPPNSTMVGSWIGRPYPAYCSDAGQALLWDSSDAEVRAVFSHTEFVRHGPNTPADIDDFLARLAGARERGYSVVDEEAEPHLYSVAVPVRDFRGETIAALQVVGSKARLEPKCEEIAAAALKWGGRLEAALGRPS; this is translated from the coding sequence ATGTCGAAGATCTCCAGCATGGGCCGCGGAATGCAAGTCGTCTTCGCCGTCGGGTCCCGTCACAAGGGCGGGGCGCGGGGCGCGACTGTCGGGGACATCGCCGCAGATCTCGGCAAGGACCGCAGCCAGATCTCCCGCGGGCTGAAGGCCGCCCAGCAGGAGAACTTCCTGCTCCGTGGCGGGCACCGGGAGTATTCGCTGGACTGGAGCCTCTACACGGATGCGCAGTTACTCACTGAGCAAAGGCTCCGCACCGAGGGATTGACGGCGCTGGAGGGGCTGGTCGAGGTTACCGGCGAAGGCTGCTTCCTGGGCGTCCTCAACGGGGACAGCACCGTAACCATCGGCGAGCATGTCCCGCCCAACAGCACGATGGTGGGCTCGTGGATCGGCCGGCCCTATCCCGCGTACTGCAGCGACGCCGGCCAGGCGCTGCTGTGGGACTCCAGCGACGCCGAGGTCCGGGCCGTCTTCAGCCATACCGAATTCGTGCGCCATGGCCCCAATACTCCCGCCGATATTGACGACTTCCTTGCCCGCCTGGCCGGGGCCCGGGAGCGCGGATATTCCGTGGTGGATGAAGAGGCGGAGCCTCACCTGTACTCCGTGGCCGTTCCCGTGCGCGACTTCCGCGGCGAGACCATTGCCGCGTTGCAGGTGGTCGGATCAAAGGCGCGGCTGGAGCCGAAGTGCGAAGAAATTGCCGCTGCGGCCCTGAAGTGGGGCGGCCGGCTTGAAGCGGCCCTAGGGCGTCCTAGCTGA
- a CDS encoding cyclase family protein gives MTVQATGLWEGFQSLLSGRSFTDLTHAFHPGQPHFPAFPDERRTALFDLENGDGFTAHVYSIVGQWGTHVDPPSHFIRGGRTLDNIPVDEMVLPLVVLDISARAAGDADATPTLDDVSAWEERNGRIPAGAFVALRTGWSSRWPDPEAMANRGPDGVSHTPGWSLEVLSFLVGERNITAIGHEQTDTDPGKATSNQDFSLETYILARDCWQIELLANLDGLPESGAVLVATWPKPQGGSGFPARVFAIH, from the coding sequence ATGACAGTCCAGGCCACCGGGCTCTGGGAAGGATTCCAGTCGTTGCTGTCCGGCCGGTCGTTCACCGATCTGACGCACGCCTTCCACCCCGGCCAGCCACACTTCCCTGCTTTTCCGGACGAACGCAGGACGGCTCTTTTCGACCTGGAAAACGGCGACGGCTTCACGGCACACGTCTACTCCATCGTCGGCCAGTGGGGCACCCACGTCGACCCGCCGTCGCACTTTATCCGGGGCGGGCGCACGCTGGACAACATCCCGGTGGATGAGATGGTGCTGCCCCTGGTGGTGCTGGACATCAGCGCGCGGGCCGCGGGTGACGCTGACGCGACACCCACGCTGGATGACGTCAGCGCATGGGAGGAGCGCAACGGAAGGATTCCGGCGGGCGCGTTCGTGGCGCTCCGGACCGGCTGGAGCAGCCGCTGGCCGGACCCGGAGGCCATGGCGAACCGGGGTCCCGACGGCGTCAGCCACACCCCGGGCTGGTCCCTTGAGGTGCTGTCCTTCCTGGTCGGCGAGCGGAACATCACGGCGATCGGCCACGAGCAGACCGACACGGACCCGGGCAAGGCGACGTCGAACCAGGATTTCAGCCTGGAAACGTACATCCTTGCCCGGGACTGCTGGCAGATAGAGTTGCTCGCCAATCTGGACGGCCTGCCCGAATCAGGGGCTGTACTGGTGGCTACCTGGCCGAAGCCGCAAGGCGGAAGTGGATTCCCGGCCCGGGTCTTCGCGATCCACTGA
- a CDS encoding amino acid permease: MELSSTTRLDPQASSLAESGPAESGRGPAPGLQRSMGPRHLVMIAMGGVIGSGLFLSSGYTISQAGPLGAVLAYLVGAFVVYLVMACLGELAIAYPVSGAFHIYAARSIGPATGFTTAWLYWLCWAVALGSEFTAAGLLMQRWFPGIEVWVWCVIFASILFALNAVSSRFFGESEFWFSIIKVGAIVVLIAFGGAALVGFHPLAGGPHPFLLENFNTSGGLFPNGFSGVLVTALAVFYAFSGSELIGVAAGETANPETSIPKAMRTTVFRLLIFFVGAIAVIAATIPFDQVGLDESPFVTVFSSIGIPYAADIMNFVIITALLSAGNSGLFSCARMLFSLSEEGHAPKAFRKLTKRGIPLIALCVSMVGGLASLISSVVAPESVYLALVSVAGFAVVGVWMSITASHFFHRRAFVRNGGNIDDLAYKAPLFPVVPILAFALCLISLIGIAFDPNQVAALYFGIPFVGACYAFFYYKYGRRQQLAK, from the coding sequence ATGGAACTTTCTTCCACAACCCGCTTGGATCCGCAGGCTTCTTCATTAGCTGAATCAGGACCCGCTGAATCAGGGCGCGGACCGGCGCCGGGGCTCCAGCGATCCATGGGCCCGCGGCACCTGGTGATGATCGCCATGGGCGGCGTCATCGGGTCGGGCCTTTTCCTCAGTTCGGGCTACACGATCTCCCAGGCCGGCCCGCTGGGCGCGGTTCTGGCGTATCTCGTAGGCGCCTTCGTCGTGTACCTCGTTATGGCCTGCCTCGGCGAGCTGGCCATCGCCTATCCGGTCTCGGGCGCGTTCCACATCTACGCTGCCAGGTCCATCGGTCCGGCCACCGGTTTCACCACGGCCTGGCTGTACTGGCTGTGCTGGGCCGTGGCCCTGGGATCTGAGTTCACCGCCGCCGGCCTGCTCATGCAGCGATGGTTCCCGGGAATCGAGGTGTGGGTCTGGTGCGTCATCTTCGCGTCCATACTGTTTGCCCTGAACGCCGTCTCGTCGCGGTTCTTCGGCGAATCCGAGTTCTGGTTTTCCATCATCAAGGTGGGCGCCATCGTCGTCCTGATTGCCTTTGGCGGCGCCGCGCTGGTGGGGTTCCACCCGCTGGCCGGAGGTCCCCACCCGTTCCTGCTCGAGAACTTCAACACCTCGGGTGGACTGTTCCCCAACGGCTTTTCCGGAGTCCTGGTGACTGCCCTGGCGGTCTTCTACGCGTTCTCCGGCTCGGAACTCATCGGCGTCGCAGCGGGGGAAACGGCAAATCCCGAGACCAGCATTCCCAAGGCAATGCGGACCACGGTGTTCCGCCTGCTGATCTTTTTCGTGGGGGCCATCGCTGTCATCGCCGCCACCATCCCCTTTGACCAGGTGGGCCTGGACGAGAGCCCCTTCGTCACCGTCTTTTCGTCCATCGGCATTCCCTATGCCGCGGACATCATGAACTTCGTCATCATCACCGCACTGCTCTCCGCCGGAAACAGCGGCCTGTTCTCCTGCGCAAGGATGCTCTTTTCCCTGTCCGAGGAAGGGCACGCGCCGAAGGCATTCCGGAAACTCACCAAACGGGGGATTCCCCTCATCGCCCTCTGCGTCAGCATGGTCGGCGGCTTGGCTTCGCTCATCAGCAGCGTGGTTGCTCCGGAATCGGTCTATCTCGCGCTGGTGTCTGTCGCCGGGTTCGCTGTTGTGGGGGTCTGGATGTCCATCACGGCTTCACACTTCTTCCACCGGCGGGCCTTCGTGCGGAACGGCGGGAACATCGACGACCTCGCCTACAAGGCGCCGTTGTTCCCGGTGGTCCCGATCCTTGCCTTCGCGCTGTGCCTCATCTCGCTGATCGGCATCGCTTTCGACCCGAACCAGGTCGCAGCCCTGTACTTCGGCATTCCGTTTGTGGGCGCCTGCTACGCGTTCTTCTACTACAAGTACGGACGGCGGCAGCAGCTCGCCAAGTAG
- a CDS encoding HAD hydrolase-like protein, producing the protein MIRPHRDNQAPAAITCILFDMDGTLLDSAPGVMDSAARALRAVNAPVPPPRELLKYVGPPMYESFRHSAGLDEATARDALRHYRAAYAETGALQSGLFGGIDSLLDQLGLLRCPMAVATSKVEDQAVRLARAFGIDRHFADICGASDSAGRASKEDVIAESLARLDAQGVDISGAVMVGDRSYDVAGAAAHRIPAIFVSWGYGEPSEAREASAVAQTPGILGRLLSAGVAVR; encoded by the coding sequence ATGATACGTCCACATCGGGACAATCAGGCGCCCGCCGCCATCACCTGCATTCTCTTCGACATGGACGGGACGCTTCTGGACTCCGCACCGGGGGTGATGGACAGCGCCGCCCGGGCGCTCAGGGCGGTGAATGCCCCCGTCCCTCCGCCCCGGGAACTGCTCAAGTATGTCGGACCGCCCATGTACGAGTCGTTCAGGCACAGCGCCGGCCTGGACGAAGCAACCGCCCGGGACGCGCTCCGGCACTACCGCGCAGCCTACGCCGAAACGGGGGCCCTGCAATCCGGCCTTTTCGGCGGTATTGACAGCCTCTTGGATCAACTGGGTCTGTTGCGCTGTCCGATGGCGGTGGCAACGTCCAAGGTGGAGGATCAGGCGGTCCGGCTGGCCCGCGCCTTTGGGATTGACCGTCACTTCGCTGACATCTGCGGTGCCTCCGACTCAGCCGGAAGGGCTTCCAAGGAGGATGTGATTGCCGAATCGCTGGCACGGCTCGACGCGCAGGGGGTGGACATCTCCGGCGCGGTCATGGTGGGCGACCGGAGCTACGATGTTGCCGGCGCAGCCGCCCACCGGATCCCTGCGATTTTTGTCTCGTGGGGCTATGGAGAGCCGTCGGAGGCCCGTGAAGCCTCGGCTGTTGCACAGACGCCAGGGATCCTTGGGCGTCTGCTCTCCGCCGGCGTCGCCGTCCGCTGA
- a CDS encoding NtaA/DmoA family FMN-dependent monooxygenase (This protein belongs to a clade of FMN-dependent monooxygenases, within a broader family of flavin-dependent oxidoreductases, the luciferase-like monooxygenase (LMM) family, some of whose members use coenzyme F420 rather than FMN.), giving the protein MSTPAAPLLFALYEQASVGCGGAPSLWTHPLDDRLGVNSLDRWRDVAVTAEQANLDALFFADVLGLYDVYGGSADAALGWAVEAPANDPFIYVPALAALTERLSFVITASTTYEHPFSLARRFGTLDHLSNGRIGWNIVTSYLSSAARNFGMDEMLKHADRYGRADEFMDVFYKLLEGSWAGDAVVGSKSEKVYARPGSVQPINHDGEHFRVDGPSLTSPSPQRTPTLFQAGWSPRGREFAAKHAEVILLPKKDPQEIATGLADINRRALEGGRPAGEVRSMALARIITAPTAIEAQEKYEELQRNYHLEAQLVSYAGDTGIDLSKYADDEPLATASNGLTSYVVKGAPQDRPLTAGDVRRKFSEVTRGTDLLFIGTPEDVASQIQEHSAASGLDGYMINPLVSPGSLNDFAELVVPELAKRGLYDTEPKKGTLRSRLRTDGADLMAGTAYGAGFRQR; this is encoded by the coding sequence TTGAGCACCCCTGCCGCCCCGCTGCTTTTCGCCCTCTACGAACAGGCAAGCGTCGGTTGCGGCGGTGCCCCGAGCCTGTGGACGCACCCGTTGGATGACCGCCTGGGGGTAAATTCCCTGGACCGCTGGCGGGATGTGGCAGTGACTGCGGAACAGGCCAACCTTGATGCGCTGTTCTTCGCCGACGTGCTGGGCCTCTACGACGTCTACGGCGGATCTGCCGACGCCGCCCTCGGCTGGGCCGTGGAAGCGCCGGCGAATGACCCGTTCATCTACGTCCCTGCCCTGGCGGCGCTGACGGAGCGGCTGTCTTTCGTCATCACGGCCTCGACCACCTATGAGCACCCGTTCTCCCTGGCCCGGCGCTTCGGCACCCTGGACCACCTCAGCAACGGCCGGATCGGCTGGAACATCGTCACGTCCTACCTTTCCAGTGCGGCCAGGAACTTCGGTATGGACGAGATGCTCAAGCACGCTGACCGGTACGGCCGCGCCGATGAGTTCATGGATGTGTTCTACAAACTGCTGGAAGGCAGCTGGGCGGGCGACGCCGTCGTCGGCAGCAAGAGCGAAAAGGTGTACGCGCGTCCCGGTTCCGTCCAGCCGATCAATCACGACGGCGAGCATTTCCGCGTGGACGGACCGTCCTTGACCTCGCCGTCGCCGCAGCGGACCCCCACCCTGTTCCAAGCGGGGTGGTCTCCCCGGGGCCGCGAATTCGCCGCCAAGCATGCCGAAGTGATCCTGCTGCCCAAGAAGGACCCGCAGGAAATCGCAACGGGGCTGGCGGACATCAACCGCAGGGCGCTGGAGGGCGGCCGTCCCGCCGGCGAGGTCCGTTCCATGGCGCTCGCCCGGATCATCACCGCGCCCACGGCGATCGAAGCGCAGGAAAAGTACGAGGAACTGCAGCGCAACTACCACCTGGAGGCGCAGCTGGTCAGCTATGCCGGCGACACCGGGATCGACCTCAGCAAGTACGCCGACGACGAGCCGCTGGCCACGGCGTCCAACGGACTCACCTCCTACGTGGTCAAGGGGGCGCCGCAGGACCGGCCGCTGACCGCGGGGGACGTGCGGCGCAAATTCTCCGAGGTCACGCGCGGAACGGACCTGCTGTTCATCGGCACGCCGGAGGATGTCGCCTCGCAGATCCAGGAACACTCGGCGGCGTCGGGGCTGGATGGCTACATGATCAACCCGCTGGTCAGCCCGGGTTCCCTGAACGACTTCGCCGAACTGGTGGTGCCGGAGCTTGCCAAGAGGGGGCTCTACGACACGGAACCGAAGAAGGGTACGCTGCGCTCCCGGCTCCGAACCGACGGTGCGGACCTGATGGCGGGCACGGCTTACGGGGCCGGATTCCGCCAGCGTTAA
- a CDS encoding helix-turn-helix domain-containing protein, translated as MVVDQLSDADVDRLFQALADTTRRDIVRRVAVADYSVSGLAALYAMSFAAVQKHVAVLERASLVTKEKRGREQIVRGNREALQKARRLLDEYEAIWRQRAERIADILAEG; from the coding sequence ATGGTTGTAGATCAGTTGAGTGATGCCGACGTTGACCGCCTGTTCCAAGCACTTGCGGATACCACCCGCCGGGACATCGTCCGGCGGGTGGCCGTTGCGGATTATTCCGTTTCGGGGCTGGCTGCGCTCTACGCCATGAGCTTCGCCGCCGTACAGAAGCACGTGGCGGTGTTGGAGCGCGCTTCCCTGGTCACCAAGGAGAAGCGCGGAAGGGAGCAGATCGTGCGGGGTAACCGTGAAGCCCTGCAGAAAGCCCGCCGGCTGCTTGACGAGTATGAAGCGATCTGGCGGCAGCGCGCCGAGCGGATCGCAGACATTCTGGCTGAAGGATAG
- a CDS encoding SRPBCC domain-containing protein, with protein sequence MPVISSTKNLEALSLTLVAEFDAGVERVWQIWEDPRQLERWWGPPAYPATFERFDFQPGGKAGYYMTTPEGEKPRGWWKFTTIQAPNQLEFDDGFADENGDHVEAMGIAHATVTLEDLGGRTRMTIRSTFESEEQMQQMVEMGMEEGLKEAAGQIDALLAERSHA encoded by the coding sequence ATGCCTGTTATCAGTTCCACCAAGAATCTCGAGGCCCTCAGCCTGACCCTCGTGGCGGAGTTCGACGCCGGCGTCGAGCGTGTCTGGCAGATCTGGGAAGACCCGCGCCAGCTGGAGCGCTGGTGGGGCCCGCCCGCCTATCCGGCCACGTTTGAACGGTTCGACTTCCAGCCCGGTGGTAAGGCCGGCTATTACATGACCACACCCGAAGGCGAGAAGCCCCGCGGCTGGTGGAAATTCACCACAATCCAGGCACCGAACCAGCTGGAGTTCGACGACGGTTTTGCCGACGAAAACGGCGACCACGTTGAAGCCATGGGGATCGCCCACGCCACCGTCACCCTCGAGGACCTCGGCGGACGCACCCGCATGACCATTAGGTCCACCTTCGAGTCCGAAGAGCAGATGCAGCAGATGGTGGAGATGGGTATGGAGGAAGGCCTGAAGGAGGCAGCCGGGCAGATCGATGCCCTCCTTGCCGAGCGCTCCCACGCCTAG
- a CDS encoding IclR family transcriptional regulator: MELSEASSLGQGLRIVRLIVDREKRGRGLLGVSQLAAELEMDQSRVSRLTQELCELAILERVERGPFRAGPAFFQLAASLNVGWIGQARSELELFVAEFGLRARLSVRDGVRVILLRTSSNDGVLGSFVKPGMVTPVWCTGSGRALLWDHTAAEVENLLQDMDFIGVGGPRAAHSVPEVCELMERDRPQGFIRAAEEFEHDVHELAVPVRDPGGRVSAALSVLGSRAAVELRTGEIADALHSAAKRLAAAGSDGAGIS; this comes from the coding sequence TTGGAATTGTCGGAAGCGTCATCGCTGGGCCAGGGCCTTCGCATTGTCCGGCTGATCGTCGACCGTGAGAAGCGTGGCAGGGGACTGCTGGGGGTATCGCAGCTCGCCGCCGAGCTGGAGATGGACCAAAGCCGCGTGTCCCGGCTTACCCAGGAGCTGTGCGAACTGGCCATTCTCGAGCGGGTGGAACGCGGACCGTTCCGTGCCGGTCCGGCCTTCTTCCAGCTCGCGGCCAGCCTCAATGTCGGCTGGATCGGCCAGGCCAGGAGCGAGCTGGAACTCTTCGTGGCGGAGTTCGGGCTGCGGGCCCGGCTGTCAGTCCGGGACGGTGTCCGGGTGATCCTCCTCAGGACGTCGAGCAATGACGGCGTGCTGGGAAGCTTTGTGAAACCGGGCATGGTCACACCCGTCTGGTGCACGGGATCAGGCCGCGCCCTCCTCTGGGACCACACGGCAGCCGAGGTTGAAAATCTTCTTCAGGACATGGACTTCATCGGCGTGGGCGGCCCCAGGGCGGCCCATTCCGTGCCGGAAGTCTGCGAACTGATGGAACGTGACCGTCCGCAGGGCTTCATCAGGGCGGCCGAGGAGTTTGAGCACGATGTCCATGAGCTGGCCGTGCCAGTGCGGGATCCGGGCGGACGCGTCAGCGCAGCCCTCTCCGTCCTGGGCAGCCGTGCCGCCGTTGAGCTCCGGACGGGGGAAATTGCCGATGCGCTGCACTCGGCAGCAAAGCGCCTCGCCGCGGCGGGTTCAGACGGTGCCGGAATCAGCTAG
- a CDS encoding aldehyde dehydrogenase family protein has translation MSEATILQAVRAPRLHEVTSPYDGRVVGHVPVTDVSAVEEVMAAARSGAAAAKSLSRHARAAILSTAASDIERRSEVFAQTIVAEAGKTVRQARKEVHRAVNTLRLSAEAATRIAGEIIPFDAYAGSEDRTGWFTREPLGIIAAITPFNDPLNLVAHKVGPAIAGGNAVVLKPSALTPLSAQLLADALFDAGLPPGVLSVVHGGRDVAAAIIRTRDVRMVSFTGGFATGEAIARTAGLKKLAMDLGGNAPVMVLDDADVDRAVESCVSGAFWAAGQNCVGVQRILVHRSVYSEFRAKFLAATSALVTGDPAEERTDVGPMITPAAVREVQLKISGAIDAGATILAGNRAEGNVLLPTVLESVPEDCRLWQEEVFGPVVMLKAFSTCAEAIELANSIEFSLHAGIFTRSLASAMGAARDLDAGGVMINDSSDYRFDGMPFGGSKYGSMGREGVRFALEEMTQPKVVCIRS, from the coding sequence GTGTCTGAGGCCACCATCCTGCAGGCTGTGCGCGCTCCCCGGCTCCACGAGGTAACCAGTCCCTACGACGGCAGGGTTGTGGGACACGTCCCCGTCACCGATGTCAGCGCTGTTGAAGAAGTGATGGCCGCGGCACGCTCGGGCGCCGCGGCGGCGAAGTCGCTGTCCCGCCATGCCCGCGCCGCCATCCTTTCAACGGCCGCCTCCGACATCGAGCGCAGGAGCGAAGTCTTTGCACAGACCATCGTGGCGGAGGCCGGGAAGACCGTCCGCCAGGCACGCAAGGAGGTGCACCGGGCCGTCAACACCCTCCGGCTATCCGCGGAGGCGGCAACGCGGATAGCCGGCGAGATCATCCCCTTCGACGCCTACGCCGGATCGGAGGACCGGACCGGCTGGTTCACACGTGAGCCGTTGGGGATCATTGCGGCCATCACTCCGTTCAACGATCCCCTCAACCTGGTGGCACACAAGGTGGGTCCGGCGATCGCAGGCGGCAACGCCGTCGTACTCAAGCCGTCAGCCCTCACGCCGCTGTCCGCACAGCTGCTGGCCGACGCCCTGTTCGACGCCGGCCTGCCGCCGGGGGTCCTGTCGGTGGTCCACGGCGGGAGGGATGTTGCTGCTGCCATCATCAGGACCCGGGACGTGCGGATGGTGTCCTTTACCGGCGGGTTCGCGACCGGGGAGGCGATCGCCCGCACGGCCGGGCTGAAGAAGCTCGCCATGGACCTGGGCGGCAACGCGCCGGTGATGGTCCTGGACGATGCGGACGTGGACCGCGCGGTGGAATCCTGTGTATCCGGCGCGTTCTGGGCTGCGGGGCAGAACTGCGTGGGAGTGCAGAGGATCCTGGTCCACCGCTCCGTCTACAGCGAATTCCGTGCGAAGTTCCTGGCGGCCACCAGCGCGCTGGTCACCGGCGACCCCGCCGAGGAACGGACGGATGTTGGCCCAATGATTACCCCCGCTGCGGTCCGGGAGGTCCAGCTCAAGATCAGCGGGGCCATCGACGCCGGCGCGACGATCCTGGCAGGAAACCGGGCGGAGGGAAATGTCCTGCTGCCTACGGTCCTGGAGTCTGTCCCGGAGGATTGCCGCCTCTGGCAGGAGGAAGTCTTCGGACCGGTGGTGATGCTCAAGGCTTTCAGCACCTGCGCCGAAGCCATCGAACTGGCGAACTCCATCGAGTTCAGCCTGCATGCGGGCATCTTCACCCGCTCCCTCGCATCGGCCATGGGTGCGGCACGGGATCTGGACGCGGGCGGAGTGATGATCAATGACTCCTCCGATTACAGGTTTGACGGCATGCCGTTCGGCGGGTCCAAGTACGGCAGCATGGGCCGCGAAGGCGTCCGGTTCGCCCTTGAGGAGATGACGCAGCCCAAGGTGGTCTGCATCAGAAGCTAG
- a CDS encoding homoserine dehydrogenase, with protein MTTYDLALIGFGGVNRSLAELIAARGEALRAELGFGLRVVAITDLRLGSLVDAGGIDLSMALALGGNGETFARHGGSAEPDNEGVIRNCTADIVCEATFTNPDDGEPAVSHVRWALESGKSVCTTNKGPVALRGRELAALAEQHGVRFEFEGAVMSGTPVIRLAKQMFGGLQLNGFEGIMNGTSNYVLGRMEAGLELGEAVREAQELGYAEANPAADLEGFDVQLKVLILANELLGGNLQLKDVHREGISALTPEDIRAAASAGRRWKLIGSARRTPDGGIAASVAPRAVDVAHSLAGISGATNAVSFDTDLLGSVTVSGPGAGRIETAYALLSDIMAIHKMAEGLARV; from the coding sequence ATGACCACCTATGACCTTGCACTGATTGGCTTCGGCGGAGTGAACCGCAGCCTGGCTGAGCTGATTGCCGCCCGCGGGGAAGCACTCCGCGCCGAGCTGGGCTTCGGCCTGCGGGTAGTAGCCATCACGGATCTGCGCCTCGGGTCCCTTGTGGACGCCGGCGGTATTGATCTGTCCATGGCCCTGGCGCTGGGCGGCAACGGCGAAACCTTTGCCCGCCACGGCGGCTCCGCGGAGCCGGATAACGAGGGCGTGATCCGCAACTGCACAGCGGACATCGTCTGCGAGGCCACCTTCACCAATCCCGACGACGGTGAGCCCGCGGTGTCGCACGTCCGCTGGGCGCTGGAGTCGGGCAAGAGCGTGTGCACCACCAACAAGGGGCCCGTGGCGCTTCGGGGCCGGGAACTGGCAGCCCTGGCGGAACAGCACGGTGTCCGTTTCGAGTTTGAAGGTGCCGTCATGAGCGGCACTCCGGTGATCCGGCTTGCCAAGCAGATGTTCGGCGGCCTGCAGCTCAACGGCTTCGAAGGGATCATGAACGGCACCAGCAACTACGTTCTGGGGCGCATGGAAGCCGGCCTTGAACTTGGCGAGGCTGTCCGGGAGGCCCAGGAGCTGGGTTACGCCGAGGCGAATCCCGCCGCGGACCTCGAGGGTTTCGACGTGCAACTGAAGGTGCTGATCCTCGCCAACGAACTGCTTGGCGGGAACCTGCAGCTGAAGGACGTCCACCGGGAGGGAATCTCCGCGCTGACGCCGGAGGATATCCGGGCAGCCGCTTCGGCCGGCCGGCGCTGGAAGCTGATCGGATCCGCCAGGCGGACTCCCGACGGCGGCATCGCGGCAAGCGTCGCACCCCGCGCCGTCGATGTGGCGCACAGCCTTGCCGGCATCTCGGGCGCCACGAACGCGGTTTCCTTCGACACCGATCTGCTGGGCTCCGTGACGGTTTCCGGCCCCGGCGCCGGACGCATCGAGACGGCCTATGCGCTGCTCTCCGACATCATGGCCATCCACAAGATGGCGGAAGGACTGGCACGTGTCTGA